In the genome of Caenorhabditis elegans chromosome IV, the window ATTCTTCCGGGACTATACATCGCAGGAAATAAGGTTAACGAAAAACCTCAGACTGTACCAGATGTGCATCTACCCGGTCAGCCAGCTGTTTTCTCTGGAAGGTAGTTGGACTTTTTGGACTTTAATAGAACTTAACAgacagaaaattcaattaaatgaATTAAAGATCCGCATTCAATCCTTTCACCCATATGGTTTCCGCAGTGTACGCTGAAGATTTGTCCGATGGTTGGGGAGCAGGAATGGCTGTTAATGTGAGTTGATATCAACGTTGAGGACGCCTGCCTTCTAGGTAATCTGCATGCATTCTATGAGCCCCGACTGCCTTGTAGGCTACCTGCTTCTTCTCTAGGTTGCCTTCTATACCTACAtggtactttttaaaaattaatgcaaACCTAGTATGCTTTCTTTCTTACTGTAGTCGAATTTTCAACCAAGTTTTGAACATATGGTTTGATGGCATCAATAGATACAGGCGCATAGGCAAGTAGGCATTATGTGCTTGTCAACCATGGAAGATCCAATTCCTTATCGGCGAAACttgcaaaacggcaaattgtaGACGAAGCTATTTAATTTTGCCCTCTTTCCAActgaaaaacttgagaaaatcATGACAAAACTATATATTCCAGGGAGTAAACAATCACGGCTTGAACGTTCGAAAAAACTTCGACTCGTACGCAGATGTGCCTTTAAACTTGAACGACGGAATGTACCAGCCATTCATCTCAGCGTTCACCGTCGGAGGAGAATATGATCCATCGAAGATTCGCGAAGTATCAGGATCTATGGATCTACCGATTCCTGGAGTCAATGAGCTATTCGATTTGAACGGAAGAATTATGACCAAGCACGCTCTTATTGTAAACGGAGCCATCGAATTCCCACTAACACTTTCGGATCCAAATGAGAGAGCTCCGTACACTTTTAAGGTATATCTtatagatttaaaattttccggttttcaaaaaatttatatcagATAAATTTCAGTACGCTGTGTGGGCTCCTGATCGTCACATGGCTTATGGTCACGTCATGCCGAATGTGAATCTGTTTGTGATTGGAAAGGATAAAATTATGGAACGATTGACTCAGAATAGATTGAACCCAACTATGATCggataataattattttttcttttttgaatatttaattgtACAAATGTACAAccttaataatttttgtataataATGGTGAGTAGCTTTATCCTGAAAtaagaacacaaaatttgaacttttcctgtgtttattctgatttttttttgacagagaaaaattaaatcaataTGGTTGACGAGAATGAGAACGACGAGTTGCTCGTATCTGACGGAGGCGAAATGATTGACGTCGAGACTTGATGATTTCCATGGGTGATACGTCAGGTGTGGCGATCCAGCGACGGCGACATAGTGGACACGAAGGCTGGGTAGAGGAACGGTGCCACCTTTGAACACATCTGGAAATAAACAGTGTTCAAAAATGCTCAGATTAAACCCAGCCGAGGCTTGAGACATGATTTTCAAACTCGCGCGCAATCGAGAAGTGCACGTGCTGTCATTGgctaaaaattcccgcattttttgtagatcaaaccgcaatgggacagcctgacaccacgtggaagTGTGCCGACCAATGAACGATACGCATAGGCTGATTGACCAGCGCAACATTATTTTGTgcgtttattttcaaatgctcAATTCTAGtcgaattttcactcaaaataattCTAGCGCTCACATTACCAATTTTAGAGCCAAATCTTACAAGGCGTCAGAAATTCCCagtacggtttgatctacccAAATCACTgcaattttcgaagatcaaacgGCAGTGACTTCTCAAGAAAATACGACGGTGACCGAGTTTTATCTTTTCACGGCCACAAAAACCTACGTTTTGCATCCAATAACGTTCATGCATCGATTACAGCCTTGTGGGTCAACTGGAGTCTCAAAACAGACGGTACACTCTCCCCGTGCGCCGATCGGTGAGCCAACTCGAGCTGCATGATTTGAGGTGCCTTGTGATGTGCTTGGCTGATTCGATGGAGCAGCTTCAAAAGAGTCTGACAATTTGACTTCAGATTCGTCATCATCAAGGGTTATGGCATTTTCATTGATTCCTTGTGACGGCAAGTTTCTTGCAAGAACGGCCGGTAAAACGTCCACGTGGCCTCCATAACCTTCTCTTCCAGCTGCGGCTCTGATTGTTGGCTGATTTTGTGCATTCTGGGGAGTTGGTTGTCCTTGTGACCCAGTCGCTGCGCTGGTGGGATCCGGGGCCACAGCAGCCACCTGTACTCCAGTACCTTCTCTTCCAGCTGGAGCTATGGTTCCTGTCAGATTTTGTTGTTGAGCTTGAGGATTATCTCGATTCACTTGGATATGAACAGTTTCAGGTTGTGGAGGATTTTGAGGAGGCGCTGGGTTGGCTGGATTTGGCCCCCAGTTCAATTCATTCTCAAGGTTTCGAGCAAGTGCGAGATCCTTCAATTCCTGTTCGTAGCGGAGATACGCTTGCCTTAAAAacgaaatattgattttttttgcactggACGGCTTTTGCTACATGGCCgagtaaatagaaaaatcggcCACCAACTTTCTAATTAGCAGCCACTTCAAGTCTCTTTCTCACCTCTGTTCCTCAACATTTACATCGTCGAATGAAAAGTTCGCTGAACTGCGTCGTGAAGTACGTGTTGGAGCCATTTCGAGAATCGAGTagaacaattttataaaactagaGTAGggaatgaattttgaaaaacttcacaTCCGTATTTCTGCGAAAATGGCgtgtattttcttttttcgttgcGTGAATAAACAataatcagaaattttaatattttaaaacgtGAATTTGTTTTCCTATCTCTTAGATTTTCATCTCTGCACTACATTAAATCTTTCTTCTTCGTGAGGTctccaatttcaatttcgcgCTATGACTACGACGCTCCGACATTCCACAGGCCGCTTTGTTTAACGTAAATCGACACGGATTTCTTCccccatttttatttattttttacccATTTTCCTCGTTAAAAACCTGGTTTTGccagaaaatattcattttttctttgagattCCATTTCCAGACACATGACAACTCGATTAATTGTCAAAAACTTGCCTAGCACCTGCACGGAACAGCAACTacggaaatttttcgaaaaatatggtCAGATTTCCGATGCGTCGCTAAAGTACACAAAGGAAGGAAAATTCCGTGGATTTGCTTTTGTCGGATTTTTAGACGAAGGATCTGCGTCAAATGCGTTAGCCAAATcgaatcaaacattttttaattcgaaaaagttaACGGTGAGTCAGATAATTaacgttttttgtttaaaaaaaaaatgaattttcaggttGAAGAATGTCGTCCATTTGGTGATGCAAACAAGCCGAGAGCCTGGAGCAAGTATGCTAAAGATTCAAGTGCTTACAAGCGTACTCATggagagaaagaagaagcaaaTCCGGGAAAATCAGACGAAACCGAAGAACCAGCTCCAAAAAAGCAGAAGGACGATGCgaaatttgatcaatttttagaaGCAAAAGGAGTTGTAGTTGAGAAAGAAGTGAAATTGAGTAAAGATAAATCTGCAGAAGCAAAGAAATTGATGGCAGAGCTCATGGACGGAATTGGAggtaaaaaatacatttttgaatttaatatataaaatggtttttaatatttcaggtGACACCTCACTTTCGCTAATTTTCTCCGGGCTTCCAAGTTCAGCAAAAggcaaaaatatcaaagaatGGCTCAATCCGATTCGTGTTAAAGCCATGAAAATCGCTAGAAATGAGGATGTTGCCGCCGCATTTGTAACGTTCAATAGACCACCAGATGTTAGAAGAGCACTTCAGAAAGATGGACAATTCTTGGGAGgatttaaaattggaattgaaaagATTGAAACTCCAGAACCGGAGCATGAAGTTATAGAAGAGCATGGAGCATCGTTGGAAAGTCGAGATAAAGAGGAAGAAACTGTTCGTGAAAAGATTCTTGAAACTGGACgtctttttcttcgaaatcTACCATACGCCACTAAAGAAGACgatctacaatttttattcaaaaagtacGGAGAAGTATCTGAAGTTCAAGTAGTTATTGATAAGAAGACAGGCGCGTGCAAAGGATTCGCAATTGTTGAATTTGTATTCCCAGAAGCTGCAGTTGCTGCATATTCGGCACTAGATGGATATGTATTCAAAGGACGTATGATGCATATTTTACCAGGAGATGAGAAGCGTAcgaaagaaggagaagaagaatctGAAGTTGTTCCAGATGATCCAGATAATCCATTGAAGGCTGAagcaaagaaagaaaagaaaaagaagtcgTTTAAAGAGGAGAAAGATGAACAGAAAAAAGCTTCCGCCGGGAAAACTGCCCATTCGTGGAATGCTCTGTTCTTGGGAGCCAATGCGATTGCAGATACATTGGCTCAACGTTTAAATGTCAAGAAATCTGATTTATTGACTAGTGATCAAGGTAGATCTGGAATATATTTTGAAGTAACAACGACTACAATTCGAAACttatgtgttttttgaaagaaaacctTCTGAATAGGCGACCACAAAATATTTAGCCGCAGAACAGTACTCTGAACCAGTgcggaaattggaaatttccggcattttcggcgattgccggttttggaaatttccggcaattttcaaacctaataatattttggaaattgaaaaaatgtcaccACGTTTTTACAAGATTCGGGTAGccattttctcagaaaaatacataaaacaTTCAATCCTTTAAGGATTACATAATTTTGAccttgaaaatcgaaaattgttcattgAAATGCATTTTTAGGCTCCTATctacaaaaagtttcaaatttatatttccggCTATTttgatttccggcaatttcggcaattccggcaattgccggttttgtgaatttccggcaattccgacaattgccggtttcgtgaagtttcggcaatttcggcaattgtcgGTTTCTgtgaatttccggaaatttccggcaacttcggcaattccggcaattctggCAATTACCGGTAttcagaatttccggcaatcagcaattccgccaattgccggttttgtgaattttcggcaattgtcggttttcaaaatttccggcaattccgtcaattgtcgattttgtgaatttctggcaatcggcagttccggcaattgccggtattcaaaaattctggcaattccaccaattgccggttttgtgaatttccggcaattccgacaattgccggtttcgtgaagtttcggcaatttcggcaattgtcgGTTTCTgtgaatttccggaaatttccggcaacttcggcaattccggcaattccggcaattacCGGTAttcagaatttccggcaatcagcaattccgccaattgccggttttgtgaattttcggcaattgccggtattcaaaaattctggcaattccaccaattgccggttttgtgaattttcggcaattgccggtattcaaaaattctggcaattccaccaattgccggttttgtgaatttctggCAATTCCGACAATTGACGGTTTCGTgaagtttcggcaaatttcggcATTTGCTTGCCGAAAGttcacaaaaccggcaatagTGGGAAACACtgtttttaacctaaaaagcccagaatttgacgaaaaataagttaaaatagttcaaaaagttacattttttccctaaaatcttaaatgaaagctcatttttcggaaaaaaattgttgattttctgTACATCAACGTTTTTTGGGGTaaaataataacttttttcctctgaaaatcgatttttttcagtcaaaagtaacaaaatttcagatatttctctacattaattttctaaataccactcattttgatttaaaaaatagcacaaaaattttttagattcagttttttttgcggGCACctatttgaaatgttttaataacAAATGTTTcttaatgaatttttgaaattttctttaa includes:
- the rbd-1 gene encoding RRM domain-containing protein (Confirmed by transcript evidence), whose amino-acid sequence is MTTRLIVKNLPSTCTEQQLRKFFEKYGQISDASLKYTKEGKFRGFAFVGFLDEGSASNALAKSNQTFFNSKKLTVEECRPFGDANKPRAWSKYAKDSSAYKRTHGEKEEANPGKSDETEEPAPKKQKDDAKFDQFLEAKGVVVEKEVKLSKDKSAEAKKLMAELMDGIGGDTSLSLIFSGLPSSAKGKNIKEWLNPIRVKAMKIARNEDVAAAFVTFNRPPDVRRALQKDGQFLGGFKIGIEKIETPEPEHEVIEEHGASLESRDKEEETVREKILETGRLFLRNLPYATKEDDLQFLFKKYGEVSEVQVVIDKKTGACKGFAIVEFVFPEAAVAAYSALDGYVFKGRMMHILPGDEKRTKEGEEESEVVPDDPDNPLKAEAKKEKKKKSFKEEKDEQKKASAGKTAHSWNALFLGANAIADTLAQRLNVKKSDLLTSDQGESAGVRLALAETRLVRETRDFFLENGVKLDAFSKPAEKRSDTVMLAKNLPAGVESEELQRMFEKFGDCTKVLMPTEGGVSALVIMGNPVDAKKAFRALAYSRFRSQPLYLEWAPYDVMGATAPPAEDKTAEVADKPKLSKREMTYEEKRKERKNRQQGITEEEKDDGEVIEEEEKPKEVEAEDKKKSSKKQSEKEIESGSTLFVKNLAFDTTDGSLEFLFRKRYGDLVKSAQISKKLNPAEPTKPLSMGFGFVQFYTAFDAKTALKDMQGELLDGHSLELKISHRENADKGALKRKEVKQKEQGECTKLLVRNLPFEASVKEVETLFETFGAVKTIRIPKKPGQKQQHRGFGFVDFISADEAHRAFDSLVHSTHLYGRRLVLEWAKDDETVEELREKTAEKFAGNKKGVKKSKAQTEEFQQQLQIADDEKD
- the T23F6.3 gene encoding RING-type domain-containing protein (Confirmed by transcript evidence) — protein: MAPTRTSRRSSANFSFDDVNVEEQRQAYLRYEQELKDLALARNLENELNWGPNPANPAPPQNPPQPETVHIQVNRDNPQAQQQNLTGTIAPAGREGTGVQVAAVAPDPTSAATGSQGQPTPQNAQNQPTIRAAAGREGYGGHVDVLPAVLARNLPSQGINENAITLDDDESEVKLSDSFEAAPSNQPSTSQGTSNHAARVGSPIGARGECTVCFETPVDPQGCNRCMNVIGCKTCVQRWHRSSTQPSCPLCRRRWIATPDVSPMEIIKSRRQSFRLRQIRATRRSHSRQPY
- the T23F6.3 gene encoding RING-type domain-containing protein (Confirmed by transcript evidence), which codes for MNVIGCKTCVQRWHRSSTQPSCPLCRRRWIATPDVSPMEIIKSRRQSFRLRQIRATRRSHSRQPY
- the T23F6.3 gene encoding RING-type domain-containing protein (Confirmed by transcript evidence); the encoded protein is MEIIKSRRQSFRLRQIRATRRSHSRQPY
- the T23F6.2 gene encoding NIDO domain-containing protein (Confirmed by transcript evidence), giving the protein MICTFLFFVIIIQVWAKAPYLRDRPRGLGLLQLPTGMSDERSGPILPGLYIAGNKVNEKPQTVPDVHLPGQPAVFSGRSAFNPFTHMVSAVYAEDLSDGWGAGMAVNGVNNHGLNVRKNFDSYADVPLNLNDGMYQPFISAFTVGGEYDPSKIREVSGSMDLPIPGVNELFDLNGRIMTKHALIVNGAIEFPLTLSDPNERAPYTFKYAVWAPDRHMAYGHVMPNVNLFVIGKDKIMERLTQNRLNPTMIG